From the Candidatus Omnitrophota bacterium genome, one window contains:
- the rnhA gene encoding ribonuclease HI → MPSLSKPSIEVDIFLFTDGACCGNPGPGGWACILHQKSTGLTKEFSGSEKLTTNNKMEMLAVIEGLKKLKKIPTRVHVLSDSQYVIKGATEWMKNWKRHGWKRKTKQGWQPVKNDDLWKAIDELMQKHHVTFEYIPGHSGHPENERCDQLAVAAYQKYK, encoded by the coding sequence ATGCCTTCCCTTTCGAAGCCATCCATCGAAGTCGATATCTTCCTCTTCACCGACGGCGCCTGTTGCGGCAATCCCGGTCCCGGCGGCTGGGCCTGCATCCTTCATCAGAAGAGCACCGGCCTAACCAAGGAATTTTCCGGTAGCGAAAAGCTGACGACGAATAACAAAATGGAGATGCTCGCCGTCATCGAAGGATTGAAAAAACTGAAAAAAATCCCGACCCGCGTTCACGTCCTTTCCGACAGCCAATACGTCATCAAAGGCGCCACGGAATGGATGAAAAACTGGAAGCGCCACGGCTGGAAACGCAAAACCAAACAGGGATGGCAACCGGTCAAGAATGATGATTTATGGAAAGCGATCGACGAGCTCATGCAAAAGCATCATGTTACGTTCGAATATATTCCAGGACATTCCGGCCATCCCGAAAACGAACGCTGCGATCAATTGGCGGTAGCGGCCTATCAAAAATATAAATAG
- a CDS encoding methyl-accepting chemotaxis protein — protein MKWEFKSISTKFLLGVTAAMVVVVMGLYLFNTHSVRVFGYEKEIERARALTSFCEQVRAFIGILNENKAFNTGPLVEDFLKAKESGQKYDETVLYKTIPVVAAWLTAETKAKELGYIFRVPKNQPRNPKNAPRAGLEQSVVDYLEGRGGLEAIETAGGKIIYPDDKQKAQSLGEIGVLHIGVDRGNAAENNAAIPINAVRFFRSIKLTQDCLLCHGSPKGELDITGGAKEDWAVGETHGAFEIIAPLENLDHQITFMGRIQYLISGGVLILSLLGIFAMLSVTIIKPLNRLKARLQDIAEGEGDLTKQLEAHTKDEIGQVAEWFNRFVSQLRDLMREISHAAEQVSASSGELSSASQSLASSSTQQAANLETTTASVEELVHSIEQNSENAEKTNKISTEAAKEAEKGGAAVIENVEAMKTITQKISIINEIADQTNLLALNAAIEAARAGEMGKGFAVVAVEVRKLAEKSQQAAKEIGALAKDSVEKAEKAGISIREIVPIIQNAAQRMQEIAAACAEQSTGADQIRRAVSEIDIATQQNSATSEETASSSEQLSAQAQMLQSLVARFKVEDSNQSNRRPNTPPSHDFQKDVKLLPPKKESGEWEEEFREF, from the coding sequence ATGAAATGGGAATTCAAATCCATTAGTACGAAGTTTTTGTTGGGCGTTACGGCGGCGATGGTTGTGGTGGTTATGGGACTTTATTTGTTCAATACCCATTCTGTAAGGGTGTTCGGTTATGAAAAAGAAATTGAACGCGCTCGCGCGTTAACCAGTTTTTGCGAGCAGGTGCGCGCGTTTATTGGAATTTTAAATGAGAATAAAGCGTTCAATACTGGCCCGCTTGTGGAAGATTTTCTGAAAGCGAAAGAAAGCGGGCAGAAATACGACGAGACGGTTTTGTATAAAACCATACCCGTGGTTGCGGCGTGGCTGACCGCCGAAACCAAAGCCAAGGAACTAGGATATATCTTTCGCGTACCGAAGAATCAACCGCGCAATCCCAAAAACGCTCCCCGCGCCGGTTTGGAGCAAAGCGTTGTGGATTACTTGGAAGGAAGAGGAGGTCTGGAAGCGATCGAAACCGCCGGGGGAAAAATCATTTATCCCGATGACAAGCAAAAGGCGCAAAGCCTGGGCGAAATCGGCGTTTTGCATATTGGAGTAGATAGGGGGAACGCCGCCGAAAATAACGCCGCGATTCCGATCAACGCCGTTCGCTTTTTCCGTTCTATTAAATTGACTCAAGATTGTCTTTTGTGCCATGGTTCGCCGAAGGGAGAACTAGATATAACCGGAGGCGCCAAGGAAGATTGGGCTGTGGGCGAGACGCATGGCGCATTTGAAATCATTGCTCCCTTGGAAAATCTCGACCATCAAATCACTTTTATGGGAAGGATTCAATATCTCATATCCGGCGGCGTCTTGATTTTGAGTTTATTGGGTATTTTCGCCATGTTGAGCGTGACGATCATTAAGCCATTGAACCGGTTGAAAGCAAGGCTGCAAGATATTGCGGAAGGAGAAGGCGACCTCACCAAACAACTGGAAGCGCATACGAAAGACGAAATCGGCCAGGTGGCGGAATGGTTTAACCGATTCGTGAGCCAATTGCGCGACTTAATGCGTGAAATATCGCATGCGGCCGAGCAGGTGTCGGCCAGTTCGGGAGAATTATCCTCCGCGTCGCAAAGTTTAGCCAGTTCGTCCACGCAACAAGCGGCGAATTTGGAGACGACGACAGCCTCGGTAGAAGAATTGGTTCATTCCATCGAACAAAACTCAGAAAATGCGGAAAAGACCAACAAGATATCGACGGAAGCCGCAAAAGAAGCGGAAAAAGGCGGCGCGGCCGTGATCGAAAACGTGGAAGCGATGAAAACGATTACGCAAAAAATTTCGATCATCAACGAAATCGCCGATCAGACCAACCTTTTAGCGCTTAACGCCGCCATCGAGGCGGCCCGGGCGGGCGAAATGGGCAAAGGATTCGCCGTTGTCGCCGTAGAAGTACGCAAACTGGCGGAGAAGAGCCAACAGGCAGCCAAGGAAATCGGAGCCTTGGCCAAAGATAGCGTAGAAAAAGCGGAAAAAGCGGGGATATCGATTCGGGAAATCGTGCCCATTATTCAAAACGCGGCGCAACGGATGCAAGAAATCGCCGCCGCTTGCGCCGAGCAATCGACCGGCGCAGACCAGATACGAAGAGCCGTCAGCGAGATCGATATCGCCACTCAACAAAATTCGGCTACCAGCGAAGAGACCGCTTCTTCCAGCGAGCAATTGTCGGCGCAGGCTCAAATGCTGCAATCGCTAGTAGCCCGTTTTAAAGTGGAGGATTCCAACCAGTCCAATCGGCGGCCAAACACTCCTCCCTCGCACGATTTCCAGAAAGACGTAAAACTATTGCCGCCTAAAAAGGAATCCGGCGAATGGGAAGAGGAGTTTCGGGAATTCTGA
- a CDS encoding endonuclease/exonuclease/phosphatase family protein, with product MSRRLAVLFILCLTLTAAGLAQEPSRIVVLSYNIHHGEGMDGKIDLERIAGVILSVTPDLVSLQEVDRKTQRSGGVDQAAELARLTGMKMAYGRAMDYQGGQYGDAILSRFPFECEGPVSLPHSPEREPRVFLPVEISTPHFFFLATHLDHLRDDHDRMAAVPIIERWAVSKGNIPMLLAGDLNDVPDSLVMKAFRKMWKMAGDGEQLFTIPVDNPQRQIDFILYHPEKEWRVAEVRILDEKIASDHRPIMAWMEKMSSKP from the coding sequence ATGTCGAGACGGTTGGCGGTTTTGTTCATTCTATGCCTTACTCTAACGGCGGCGGGATTGGCGCAGGAGCCTTCGCGGATTGTGGTTTTAAGCTACAACATCCACCACGGCGAAGGCATGGACGGGAAGATCGACCTGGAGCGCATCGCGGGCGTCATCCTTTCCGTTACGCCCGACTTGGTTTCGCTGCAAGAGGTGGATCGCAAGACGCAGCGCAGCGGCGGCGTAGACCAGGCGGCGGAATTGGCGCGGCTGACGGGAATGAAAATGGCGTATGGCCGCGCTATGGATTATCAAGGAGGGCAATACGGCGACGCAATATTGTCGCGTTTCCCTTTCGAATGCGAAGGGCCGGTTTCGCTGCCGCATTCGCCGGAGAGGGAGCCGCGCGTTTTTTTGCCGGTGGAGATATCGACTCCGCATTTCTTTTTTCTCGCCACTCATCTCGACCATCTTCGGGACGATCATGATCGGATGGCGGCGGTTCCCATCATCGAGCGTTGGGCGGTTTCCAAAGGGAATATTCCTATGCTGTTGGCGGGCGATTTGAACGACGTTCCCGATAGTCTAGTTATGAAAGCGTTTCGAAAAATGTGGAAAATGGCAGGAGATGGGGAACAACTGTTCACGATTCCTGTGGATAATCCACAAAGACAAATCGATTTTATATTGTACCATCCAGAGAAAGAGTGGCGTGTGGCGGAAGTAAGGATTCTTGACGAAAAAATCGCGTCGGATCACCGGCCTATCATGGCATGGATGGAAAAGATGTCTTCCAAGCCATAA
- a CDS encoding ATP-binding protein, with protein MLSSEELQQLLLDIESDRVEWTIATKDIDKFSKAICAFANDMPDHKKPGYLIIGAKDKGGLHGLQVTDELIKDLSSIRSNGRIQPLPSMTVAKYSFPNQKGDVAVVEVMPSLMPPVRFEGKVWIRIGSSKQIATEQEERILTERRIAKTLTFDARPCLGSNIQELSLELFMATYLPNAIARDILERNNRNASEQMASLRLFDASQKCPTNAGILLLGQDPLRWLPGAYIQFVRFSGTELSDKAIDEQQFSGDLITVLHSLDSFIPRQIQQYPEYKSPFRERAVFDYPVIAIRELLMNAIMHRNYEGSTSPIRFYWFDDRIEIQNPGGLFGEVTAENYMRQTAYRNPVLAEAMKNLGYINRFGAGIGISQKELKENGNPPAEFTFESNSVLVILRKRL; from the coding sequence ATGTTATCGTCAGAAGAACTGCAACAATTATTATTGGATATTGAATCGGATCGCGTAGAATGGACAATCGCGACAAAAGATATCGACAAATTTTCCAAAGCGATTTGCGCCTTCGCCAATGATATGCCTGACCACAAGAAGCCGGGTTATCTAATTATTGGTGCAAAGGATAAGGGCGGTTTACACGGATTGCAGGTTACCGATGAATTAATCAAAGATTTATCTTCTATCCGTTCCAATGGCAGAATTCAACCTTTGCCATCAATGACAGTCGCCAAATATTCTTTCCCCAATCAAAAAGGCGATGTCGCCGTAGTCGAAGTAATGCCCTCCTTAATGCCGCCAGTTCGTTTTGAGGGTAAGGTTTGGATAAGGATTGGTTCATCCAAACAAATCGCCACTGAACAGGAAGAACGGATTCTTACGGAGCGCCGAATTGCCAAAACGCTTACTTTCGATGCGCGCCCTTGTCTTGGAAGCAATATCCAAGAATTAAGTCTTGAACTGTTCATGGCGACGTATCTCCCCAACGCCATAGCCCGCGATATTCTTGAACGCAACAACCGCAATGCAAGCGAACAAATGGCTTCGCTTCGGTTATTTGACGCAAGCCAGAAATGCCCCACCAATGCGGGCATTCTGCTTTTAGGCCAAGACCCCTTGCGATGGCTGCCCGGCGCCTATATCCAATTTGTCCGTTTTTCAGGAACCGAGTTATCCGACAAGGCCATTGACGAGCAACAATTCTCCGGCGATTTAATCACGGTTTTACATAGTTTGGATTCATTCATCCCTCGGCAAATCCAGCAATATCCCGAATACAAAAGCCCCTTTAGAGAACGCGCTGTTTTCGATTATCCCGTCATCGCCATTCGGGAATTATTGATGAACGCCATCATGCACCGCAATTATGAAGGATCGACGAGTCCCATTCGTTTTTACTGGTTTGACGATCGGATTGAAATTCAAAATCCTGGCGGTCTCTTCGGCGAAGTAACAGCGGAAAATTATATGCGCCAGACTGCCTATCGCAATCCCGTACTCGCCGAAGCGATGAAAAACCTTGGTTATATCAACCGTTTCGGCGCGGGTATCGGCATTTCGCAAAAAGAGTTAAAGGAAAACGGCAATCCTCCGGCAGAATTCACTTTTGAATCCAATTCCGTCCTCGTTATTCTGAGGAAACGTCTATGA
- a CDS encoding AAA family ATPase — protein MKTVVFFNCTSGVGKTSLVYHLAWMFAEKGHNILAADLDPQSNLSSMFLVEERLKELWPKGEHEQTIYGAISPLLKGIGDIEESHIENIFMDKVILPGNLDLIVGDFSLSNYENELSEQWPKCLDRRENSFRVISAFYRIIERAALARNSDYVLIDVGPNLGAINRSAIIAADYVVIPLSPDLYSLQGIRNLGPTLRNWREHWKERLQKNPESSLSLPAGGMRPLGYVILQHAARQDRPVKAYEKWIDRIPGEYRSSVLNEAEENPPQAADDPHCLSLIKHYRSLMPMAMEARKPMFKLKPADGAIGAHVNAVRQCYEDFEHLAEEIEKRIGLKSDA, from the coding sequence ATGAAAACGGTTGTTTTTTTTAATTGTACAAGCGGTGTCGGCAAGACCTCTCTCGTTTACCATTTGGCATGGATGTTCGCCGAGAAAGGCCACAATATTCTAGCGGCGGATTTGGATCCTCAATCCAATCTCTCTTCCATGTTTCTCGTTGAAGAACGCTTGAAAGAGTTATGGCCAAAGGGGGAGCATGAACAAACGATTTATGGCGCAATATCTCCTTTACTAAAAGGAATTGGAGATATAGAAGAGTCGCATATCGAAAATATATTTATGGATAAAGTGATTTTGCCTGGGAATCTCGATTTGATTGTGGGCGATTTTAGCTTATCAAACTATGAAAACGAACTAAGCGAACAATGGCCAAAATGTTTAGATAGAAGAGAAAACTCTTTTCGCGTCATCTCCGCCTTTTACCGTATCATTGAAAGAGCCGCTTTGGCAAGAAACTCCGATTATGTTTTAATTGATGTCGGACCCAACCTGGGCGCGATCAATCGCTCGGCGATAATCGCCGCAGATTATGTTGTCATTCCTCTCTCACCTGATTTATATTCACTTCAAGGAATAAGAAATTTAGGACCAACGTTAAGAAATTGGAGAGAACATTGGAAAGAACGTCTTCAGAAAAATCCTGAGTCTTCTCTCTCCTTGCCCGCAGGAGGGATGCGTCCCCTTGGTTATGTAATTCTACAACACGCCGCGAGACAAGACCGGCCCGTTAAAGCCTATGAAAAATGGATCGACCGCATTCCGGGAGAATACCGCTCCTCTGTTTTGAATGAAGCCGAAGAAAATCCTCCACAAGCCGCTGATGATCCGCATTGCCTTTCCCTCATCAAACATTACCGCAGTTTGATGCCGATGGCGATGGAAGCGAGAAAGCCGATGTTTAAACTAAAACCCGCCGACGGCGCTATTGGCGCCCATGTTAACGCCGTCAGACAATGCTATGAGGATTTCGAACATTTGGCGGAAGAAATCGAAAAACGAATCGGCTTGAAATCCGATGCATGA